The Aedes aegypti strain LVP_AGWG chromosome 3, AaegL5.0 Primary Assembly, whole genome shotgun sequence genome contains a region encoding:
- the LOC110678191 gene encoding tubulin beta-3 chain-like gives MREIVTLHLGQCGNKIAQTFWETICEEHCLNERGQFIGKHFLPLQRINVYFEEAPCCNLVPRAIFADLEPGAMVGLKCSHFGQLFSPESMVNAMLGAGNNWARGYHTEGAEMLDRIMNVARKNGGRL, from the coding sequence ATGCGTGAAATCGTTACTCTTCATCTTGGACAATGTGGCAACAAAATCGCCCAGACATTCTGGGAAACTATCTGCGAGGAGCACTGCCTAAACGAGCGCGGCCAGTTTATAGGGAAACACTTTCTGCCACTTCAACGGATCAACGTGTACTTTGAGGAAGCTCCCTGCTGCAATTTAGTACCAAGGGCAATCTTCGCCGATCTGGAGCCGGGTGCGATGGTCGGTTTGAAATGCAGCCACTTCGGGCAGCTCTTTTCCCCGGAAAGTATGGTCAACGCGATGCTAGGAGCTGGGAACAATTGGGCCCGAGGATACCACACGGAAGGCGCCGAAATGTTGGACAGGATCATGAATGTGGCCCGAAAAAATGGTGGAAGGTTGTGA